A single Mustela lutreola isolate mMusLut2 chromosome X, mMusLut2.pri, whole genome shotgun sequence DNA region contains:
- the SLC25A5 gene encoding ADP/ATP translocase 2, producing the protein MTDAAVSFAKDFLAGGVAAAISKTAVAPIERVKLLLQVQHASKQITADKQYKGIIDCVVRIPKEQGVLSFWRGNLANVIRYFPTQALNFAFKDKYKQIFLGGVDKRTQFWRYFAGNLASGGAAGATSLCFVYPLDFARTRLAADVGKAGAEREFKGLGDCLVKIYKSDGIRGLYQGFNVSVQGIIIYRAAYFGIYDTAKGMLPDPKNTHIFISWMIAQSVTAVAGLTSYPFDTVRRRMMMQSGRKGTDIMYTGTVDCWRKIARDEGAKAFFKGAWSNVLRGMGGAFVLVLYDEIKKFT; encoded by the exons ATGACAGATGCTGCTGTGTCCTTCGCCAAGGACTTCCTGGCGGGTGGAGTGGCCGCGGCCATCTCCAAGACGGCGGTAGCGCCCATCGAGCGGGTCAAGCTGCTGCTGCAG GTGCAGCATGCCAGCAAGCAAATCACTGCGGATAAGCAATACAAGGGCATTATAGACTGCGTGGTTCGtatccccaaggagcagggagtccTGTCCTTCTGGCGTGGTAACCTGGCCAATGTCATCAGATACTTCCCCACCCAGGCTCTCAACTTTGCCTTCAAAGATAAATACAAGCAGATCTTCCTGGGTGGTGTGGACAAAAGAACCCAGTTTTGGCGCTACTTTGCCGGGAATCTGGCATCGGGTGGTGCAGCTGGGGCCACGTCCTTGTGCTTTGTGTATCCTCTTGATTTTGCCCGTACCCGCCTAGCAGCCGATGTGGGCAAAGCCGGAGCTGAAAGGGAATTCAAAGGCCTCGGTGACTGCCTGGTTAAGATCTACAAATCTGATGGCATTAGGGGCCTGTACCAAGGCTTCAATGTGTCTGTGCAGGGTATTATCATCTACCGAGCCGCCTACTTCGGTATCTATGACACCGCCAAGG GAATGCTTCCAGATCCCAAGAATACTCACATCTTCATCAGCTGGATGATCGCACAGTCTGTCACAGCGGTTGCCGGGTTGACTTCCTATCCATTTGACACTGTTCGCCGCAGAATGATGATGCAGTCTGGGCGCAAAGGGA CTGACATCATGTACACAGGCACAGTGGATTGCTGGAGGAAGATCGCGCGCGATGAAGGCGCCAAAGCGTTTTTCAAGGGGGCGTGGTCCAATGTTCTCCGCGGCATGGGTGGTGCTTTCGTGCTCGTCTTGTATGATGAAATCAAGAAGTTCACATAA